TGCAGCAGGACACTAAAAGTGCTTCTTATTGTCAGTTGGCTGCACACAGGAATCAATAGGCACACTAtattccaaaacctagtgaactGCCTAGGCAGCAATTTAAGGCATCATGGATCTGCCATTGACACAAAGCCTGTTCTGAAAGGTAGGCAGCGTAATTATATTGGCAATCCTTTGTGGACAAGAATGCATTGCGATGAGCAGTCCAATAAATCCAAAATGGTGAACAAAGTGAGAGAAATGTCAATTGTAAATATACTTCTAATTCATTTAATACTGAAAAGCATAGCtacaaattctttaaaatgattaaaaatgaactATTTAATCGATCCTTTTTTGTGATATGTTCATTTATGCTTATTAGAGTATCATATCATTATGCCAGGAAGACAAACCCAACTAAAAATCACAATTCATTGTTCATTTTCAAACTTTAATCCAAAATGTATTCTAAAAGAATCATAAAGTatgataattataatataataaatataatataatataataataatataaaaaatatgtaaaatataaatttctgATGAATTAttaactaccattcaaaattttggggtcagttgtttttttttttttttacaaaagtctcttatgctcaccaaggctgcatttatttgatcaagtactttaaaattattaacagtaACATTCAgacatattacaatttataatatattttaatatatttaatataaaatgcaatttattccttcctatattactttatttaattgttccaatcttcagtgtcacatgatccttcagaaatcattctaatttgatGATTTgctaagaaacatttattattatcaatgttgaaaacagttgtgcttcatattttgtggaaattgtgatacaatttttttcaagattctttgataaatagaaagtctccaaacaaacaacaataattttgtaacattttgaatatctttactgtcacgttTAATTAGtctaatgcatccttgcttaataaaagtattaatttattgaaaaaaaaataaaaatcttactgaccccaaattttttaataatattgtacattaaaatctaaatatatatatatatatatatatatatatatttattattcaatTCGAAAGGTACTGTATAaagtttacaaaaacaaaacaaacaaagacatTAGATAAATAGAGTCTGGACGGTCCAGGCTTTCAGAAGTTTAATACTTTGTTTTAACGGTTTTGAACAAACCTGAACTACAATGAGGAACATTAATACAGTGCTGCCTTGCAagtactgtaattaatttaatgaacATTTCCCATGTTTGTAACCATAAcatcctacactgtaaaaagtgataagttgacttaacttaaataattttcatcagttaagtgaattgtcaagttcacttaactttttttttttttattattatttacttaataattttaagctaacgggtttcctcaatttttttaagttaagtcaacttatcactttttacagtgtatcaatGGTGAGTAAAATGGTTTGTATAAGAGaagcaaacaataaaacatttcttaaaaactACCAAGTAACAAAAGATCAAACCTCATGTGATATTTTAGCATTTTCAATTCTGTCAAGCAAGCACATAAACAAGTGAACATACCTGTCCTGAGGCTAAAGCCTATTATTGCCGACAGGGGAAGGCGTAATTAGACCTTGCTGCGCAGTAGTCCCCCCGTAGGGTGCTCTGGGGTACTGCACTCTGACGAGTTCTTGGCTTTGTCCTTGTTATTGTTGGGCTCGTTGTCTTTGATGATGTCATACTGGCGGCAGAACAGAGCTATCACACCTGTGCACAAACAAGCATGAGGAGTGAGAGAGAGCACGACGATTCAGAGAGTTGAAGACAGGATGGTAGAGTGGTAGTGATGGATGGGACGTTGTcgaaaaaaggaaagaaaaaaaggtattGATGGATTGCACCATGATTCTGCCCAAAATAATAACATACCAATTATAGCCGGACTAGAACAGGATGATGAGCTGCGCTGCGGCCCTAAGTTTACATTGTGCTAGCACTGTCCCGTTTGATGATTTATTCTCTAGACTTCTCAAAGGCTTGATGTGGATAATAAAAAGATAAGGAAGGCCTCTAAGACCCAATTATAACATTAGAAACTCTCTCGTCTTTTCTCTGCTTTACAAGAATAAAGGAAGGGTTTATGACCACAGACTACAGAGCTTGAAAACTAAATAAGTAAAacttaatgacatttttattaaattcctGTGTGCCATCATTTGCATTTGTACATACAAAGAGTTAGAAATGGCATCAAATTACAgaaagtgaatgaatgaaattagatttgaaatgcatttttcactcaaagattgctagtaaatttcacaaagacACTGCAACAAttgcaaagaaatggcaagtaacacaatgaattaaatgtgaaattttgaagtagaaaaactgaagtATTTTCTCCTAAAAACCCAAAATCcttttatacagtatatcaaatatattcaaaaaattaataaactttATTCTAAAATTGTAAAGAAGTCGCAAAAGTTTTACAAGAAGTTTTCTGAATGTATTCTATAGTATGGATTCTAAGACCTTCACatgtttttcatattaaatgaTATGACACACacgcagtatatatatatatatatatatatatgtgtatatatatatataagtaattattcatatattaatttttatattaatatatattttaattatatatgtatataatgtaaatatattaatttatatattactgaaactttaaaaataaacttcattATAAATCTTTTAAAACCTATAAACTTTTGTGATTTAGAAATATTGTATTCTACAGCAAGTGTGAACAGAAGAAATCTCACTCAATCTGACATTTTCAAATTGAATCTAGGTGACTTTGAAATGTGGAAATACATTTGTGTGAATGTAGCCAAAGTTGCAACAGTAAGATGATTCTCAACAACAAACTGCTCACGTTCTTACCTGCCCACATGACGAGAACCACCACAATGATAATGAGCTCTCCAGCCCTGAGCTGGGCGGCCTGGCCAACCTCCTCCATGGTCACTTCATCTGTGTGAATTCAAACAACCACAGTTCATTCGCAAAAACATGCACAGCTCTGCAGTTATCAAACCTCAGGCACTGTGACAACATGCAAACCACAGAAGAATTATTCAAAGAACTAAGGCCACCTTCGAATATCTAATTAATTCTTTAATTAGCCTCAAGAGGATATAAAGCCTAAAGCAAACATTCTTCTCTGGCTCAGATATGACCAAACCGTCATCATTTTCATCAAACTGGCTGCTTCCAGCCAAACCAAAGTGGGATCTCATCAGAAGCCATGCTAGAGGATCACTTCAGGGTTGAGCTCTCCTCTCACTGGGACGAGACCTCAGGGGTCACTTTCTTGTCTGGAGATTGAAAGCGTCTAGTAATTAAGGCCTTGTTAGTTAAAAGAAACTACGCAGCGCTCTGGTCTGTGTTCACTGATTAACCGCAGAGGGAAAAGCGAAGTTCTTCGGCATCCTGCTTATCTGAAGGAGCAGAAATGTGCGTTTTGTAATGACTGGGAGAAGTTACACTCGTCTCTTTGTGCGCCTCTTCTTTCTCTGAAGAAAACGTCGATACCCTTCAGGTGAAACTGAAATGTTACTGGATGTCTCAGGCGTTTGAGTGCAGGGGAAAAGTTGGGGCATTTTTCAGCTCACCATCGACATCAATACATGTCATGAGTCCAGTAAGAAAACAACATGAAGCCACCCTGAAGCGATGAAGAGGGGAGGCCCGCGGAGAGAAAGATTAACTGTCTGTGTTTATTAGCCGCTCTGGTATTTAGTGAAGTGTAATGGTGCTCGCT
This portion of the Onychostoma macrolepis isolate SWU-2019 chromosome 19, ASM1243209v1, whole genome shotgun sequence genome encodes:
- the fndc5b gene encoding fibronectin type III domain-containing protein 5 isoform X3 → MLRFIQEVNTTTRSCALWDLEEDTEYIVHVQSISMSGTSPLSEPVLFRTPKESEKLASKSPDEVTMEEVGQAAQLRAGELIIIVVVLVMWAGVIALFCRQYDIIKDNEPNNNKDKAKNSSECSTPEHPTGGLLRSKV